From Bacteroidia bacterium, the proteins below share one genomic window:
- a CDS encoding LTA synthase family protein — protein sequence MLTDSANPIGSYFLNYWYLLAILVLLLFIAGKWYPKIQNQKLEKFTYRDIPHLFFMILISILGMRGSVGLKPLRSVDASKFVESGLEALALNTPFQIISSLESDKPVNPFQTQITSNLSDNSYIKNYKHKKIVNGKKNIVLVILESFGRNRIGFMTETPNQSISVTPFIDSFSKSCLVFPNCYANGTKSIDAVPALFASLPSLLQQPFIYSWYQANIIRGIQYYLNKEGYNCSFYHGAANGTMGFESFLKKAGAIEYFGINQFTGNKEKEYDGNWGIYDHYYLHYFNQELAHKHQPYFSTVFTLSSHPPYKIPKEIELSLPGISNPMLKSIAYTDYSLKLFFSERAKSPDNENTIYILIGDHTANADNDYFYSSKGQMELFCMIYDPSGEIKPGINNRIIQQLDIMPSILNLCNYPDSFFSLGNSIFDDSTKGMAFFEMYGSYHIIEEEHMLSISSLNEKKFRFFPKQYYKLDIPFSEKSYLENDLNNNLKHLIWTFFNRLEQNKFY from the coding sequence TATTATTTATAGCTGGAAAATGGTACCCCAAAATACAGAATCAGAAGCTGGAAAAATTTACTTACCGGGACATTCCTCATTTGTTTTTCATGATACTTATTTCCATTCTCGGGATGAGGGGTAGTGTTGGTCTGAAACCACTCCGTAGTGTAGATGCGTCAAAATTTGTTGAATCGGGATTGGAAGCACTGGCATTGAATACACCTTTTCAAATTATCAGCTCTCTCGAATCCGACAAACCTGTTAACCCATTTCAAACACAGATAACGAGCAACCTTTCTGACAATTCATATATAAAAAACTACAAGCACAAGAAAATAGTTAATGGCAAAAAGAATATTGTACTAGTTATCTTAGAAAGTTTCGGTCGCAATCGGATTGGTTTTATGACTGAAACACCAAACCAAAGTATTTCTGTAACACCTTTTATTGATAGTTTTTCCAAATCATGTTTAGTGTTCCCCAACTGCTATGCTAACGGGACGAAATCTATTGATGCAGTGCCCGCACTTTTTGCATCCCTGCCTTCGTTATTACAACAACCCTTTATTTATTCTTGGTATCAAGCCAATATAATTCGAGGTATCCAATATTATTTGAATAAAGAGGGATACAACTGCTCTTTCTATCATGGCGCAGCCAACGGCACGATGGGTTTTGAAAGTTTTTTGAAAAAAGCCGGTGCAATTGAATATTTTGGCATCAATCAATTCACAGGTAACAAAGAGAAGGAATATGATGGAAACTGGGGAATATATGACCACTATTACCTTCACTATTTTAATCAAGAGTTAGCACACAAGCATCAACCCTACTTTAGCACAGTATTTACATTGTCTTCTCATCCACCCTATAAAATCCCTAAAGAGATTGAACTGTCCCTTCCAGGCATTTCTAATCCAATGCTCAAAAGCATTGCTTATACTGACTATTCTTTAAAACTCTTTTTTTCTGAAAGAGCAAAATCTCCTGACAATGAAAATACTATTTATATATTAATTGGAGATCATACTGCGAATGCAGACAATGATTACTTCTATTCGTCTAAGGGACAAATGGAGCTCTTTTGTATGATATACGACCCTTCGGGAGAGATAAAACCCGGTATTAACAACAGGATAATCCAACAATTAGACATTATGCCATCAATTTTGAATTTATGTAACTATCCCGACAGTTTCTTTTCTTTAGGAAATAGTATCTTTGATGACTCAACAAAGGGAATGGCATTTTTTGAAATGTATGGCTCTTATCATATTATAGAGGAAGAGCACATGTTGAGCATAAGCTCTTTGAACGAGAAAAAATTCAGATTTTTTCCAAAACAATATTACAAACTCGATATTCCATTTTCTGAAAAAAGTTATCTCGAGAATGATTTGAATAACAATCTCAAACACTTGATTTGGACCTTCTTCAACAGACTTGAACAAAATAAGTTCTATTGA